The Aspergillus fumigatus Af293 chromosome 3, whole genome shotgun sequence region AGTATCCTCTATGGTCCCCTGCGGTTAACAGTGAACTAAGCTCCTCTAACGAGACTTCGCTGTTTCTGCTTTGCGTATGGATACTGCTGAAAGGTGTAAGACCCTGGACGGATAGGACTGATATCCTTACCACCTTTTTAGTCTATTACGCGTTCAGCTCTTGATATCTTCGATTTGGACTGATAAGCGCAATAGAGTTTAACACAGGAATGCATTTCTTTGCTCTTCTTATTTAGGTCCAAATAGTCCCAGACGTTCCTAAGCAATGATCCAAAACTGCAGCGACAACTTGTTGTCGGCGCCGCTCTGTCGTGGATGCTGATGACGAAATGCTCCGTGTGTTTAAAGTCTAAAGTGTATATCACGTCGTCGTCCCATATTAACAGAACGGATCTGTGCTGGCTGTGCTCGAACGAACACTAATAGTAAACAGGATGACCGAACTGTGCATCTCCTTCGTTCTTTTCGCTAATTTCCACTTTGGTTGCTCATTTGCGTCGGTCCCCTAACTCAATCAGGTGttctctctcctcccagaTTCTGCTATGGCTGTCCGGTTGTTGATCTGTTGGACCAGGAATACAAGACTTGGCCATTCTTCAGTATATATcaacttcatcttcctttGGCCCGTTGATTGGTTGCGTACATGTATTTGGACTATGGCTGATCGTCCTCAATCAGCCTTTAAGAGAGTGTGAAAAGCTGGCACCACCGCCTTCTATCAATAATCTCATGGGCTGAGGAATGCTTCTTAGGAGTTGAGAAAGGAAGCTTCTGCAGTATGATGCTCATCGGTCTCGGGATTTGCTCTGACCTCGGATGTCGTTCTGTCTCAGCCCACGTCTAGAGCTCTAGGCAGCGATGCTGACCCACTGAGGGCATCAATTCTGGATTGAGGAGAATGATGTCCTCACCGATATCTCGAATCCGCGCCTGATGTTCCCTGTTTGCAGACGCTGCCTGTAGATCGTCCTGGAAGCCATTTCCACCCATGATTCAATCTTCCGGTTCTGGTCGAGGCGCTTGACCTGGCGCTGCGACGTGTGTTGTGACCGTGACAAGGTGGGAGTCTGCTTCCTTTTTCAGCGTACTGGGAACCTGCAGTGTGCAAAAGACTGGTGTTGGGGGGTCGTGATAGGTGGGTTGGCAGCATTTTCATTCTTAAGGTCAAGTTAGGAGGTTGCATTTACGGCTCTGAGTTGATCGAATATCCTCCTTTTTCAAGGCACTCGACTGGGTCTGCCACGTTTGCTGCGACTGTTGACCCGGGATATGAGGGTGGATCAGATATAGCGTGAATCAATCCAAGTCAACCCACGACCACATCCATATTCTAGGCTTTTCAAGCCTTACTCCGAGCCCGAGCTGTTACCATATACAGTTATTAACTAGAGATTTACAAGATTCTGTTTTGTCCTACCTTGATCATATCAGATGCTGGTCTATAATTATGAGGCTAATAGGTAGATCAAAAAAACTAGGCTTCATCGATGTCCATTCCATGTCTATGCACGTCCCATATAATTACAAGTACCACTGAGTTGCTAACaatatatattatttctCCATGGACAAGTATTATGGTAACGAAGAACTGAACGTGGTTGAAGTATACGGAGACTTATCCATGACAGGCGAGGGATCTGGAGGGCGCTAGAATAAAGCGTATGCAATCCAAGGTCCTACCTACACAACATTACCCTTGGTCTGAGTCATGTTTTTCACGTTCAGGTTCCTCATCATGCCAACCCAGATGAAGCCCAGAACCATGAATGCAGTACCGGCAATGAGCATCCTTGCTTGGGCATACCCGTATGCCTCCACGATGGCGGTCCGGGTAGCACTTCCGACGGGGTAGCTGAGCTGGGTGGGGAGGGACGAATAGATCAAGCTCAAGTCAGGCATGGCAGACGCGGGCAAGTTCCTCTCCAGTCTCGACAGAAAAGTGCTGGTCCAGATTGCTCCACAGATTGCGCTGCCGATAGAGCCGCCAATGCTGCCCATGACGAACAGCAACGCGAGCACGGCGGCAACGTGTTGGTGATCAACGGACGCAAGCACCGCCAGTTGCacgcagagaatgaagacgCTTCCagcgacggagaagaaaatctCGCACATAACGATGTACCCGATGTATCCGCCCGGTTGACGGAAGTGAATCATCAGACCCAGGCCGAAGATGTAGAGCGGAACGCACACCCAAAGGATCCACTTGAAACGACCGGTCCAGCGGATGAGCCAACCGGCGAAGAacaggaagacaaaggagaCCACACTGAACGTGTTGGTGACATATCCCGCCGTGGCGACGTCCAGCTCGTACACGACCTGCAAGAACGACGGAAGATAGCTGGCATAGCAGTAGTAGGAAACCTGATATGTCATATCCAGCAGACATGCACCCAGCACGGTCCGGTCAATGAGGAATTTATAGTTCAAGAACGGCACGGGCGCCACGAGCATTTCGTAGAAGCCAAAAGCGATGATTAGGGCCAGGCCGAGAGTGATCATCGCAATGATATAGTCGGTCTGATACCCATGgggcgccgtcgccgccaGAGTAAAGGGGAGAAGGAATATGACGAACCCGCCAGCGAAGAGAAGAACTCCGGGCACTAGGTGAGTGGTAAGATCATTGATTAGCCTTCGGTAAGGAACCCTTTTGAGGCGACAACCGCCCTTGGTTGATACTTACGATCAAATTCCATAATGGCCCACCAAACTGTCTTCGGGGTGATACTCCAATCTCTCgtctccttgacgagaaCCCCCTTTTTCTCGGCTTGGCGTAGGTGGTACGCCAAAAGGCCATAAATTGGCAGCGCAACAACCGGCAAGATAATGGCCCACATGCCAAAGCCCCATCGCCAGGTCGAGTGGGCCAGGAGATCCGACGCCGCCTTGGAACCGGCGAACGCGGAGATCAAAGCAGGGGACGAGGTGAAAGCAAACGCCAGCCCTCGGT contains the following coding sequences:
- the mirB gene encoding uncharacterized protein gives rise to the protein MLHVLSVGPSHAAFTVEAAMATMKKFHSIVGEKPAQDAEAPSVDDPNVGQIRADDKEAAHAPANAETNNEEANPSDGAQAGVKKIEAVTLSWTRGTAYAILVLIWFLTLVNDFRLSMYTSLNAYATSSFLGHSLLTVINIVSYVMGGSVYIPMAKALDLWGRAEGFLLMTFFCILGLILLASSQNLPTYCAGQVFYKVGFGGLSYTWNVLAADVTNLRNRGLAFAFTSSPALISAFAGSKAASDLLAHSTWRWGFGMWAIILPVVALPIYGLLAYHLRQAEKKGVLVKETRDWSITPKTVWWAIMEFDLPGVLLFAGGFVIFLLPFTLAATAPHGYQTDYIIAMITLGLALIIAFGFYEMLVAPVPFLNYKFLIDRTVLGACLLDMTYQVSYYCYASYLPSFLQVVYELDVATAGYVTNTFSVVSFVFLFFAGWLIRWTGRFKWILWVCVPLYIFGLGLMIHFRQPGGYIGYIVMCEIFFSVAGSVFILCVQLAVLASVDHQHVAAVLALLFVMGSIGGSIGSAICGAIWTSTFLSRLERNLPASAMPDLSLIYSSLPTQLSYPVGSATRTAIVEAYGYAQARMLIAGTAFMVLGFIWVGMMRNLNVKNMTQTKGNVV